Proteins encoded by one window of Nostoc sp. PCC 7120 = FACHB-418:
- a CDS encoding relaxase/mobilization nuclease domain-containing protein codes for MKMTIEELKIDNFDVIEILSQNHVLANGSFIDINLPPLKIIQEFHTLSEARPKIKNLGIYTLISLKNVYIHLNQESCWKIVSQYIYGIGWHDLQYICFLDIQNSNINIHIIFNRVTPEGKLIDIKCVGANWQQYEILRQSCSLVIDNPVHNKYLQRRFCNCCP; via the coding sequence ATGAAAATGACTATTGAAGAATTAAAGATTGATAATTTTGATGTGATTGAAATATTATCCCAAAACCATGTTTTAGCAAATGGGAGCTTTATTGATATTAATCTGCCTCCTTTGAAAATTATTCAAGAATTTCATACTTTATCTGAAGCTCGACCAAAAATTAAAAATTTGGGCATCTATACTCTCATCAGTCTAAAAAATGTTTATATTCACCTGAATCAAGAATCTTGCTGGAAAATTGTTAGTCAATATATTTATGGTATTGGTTGGCATGATTTACAATATATTTGCTTTTTAGATATTCAAAATAGCAATATCAATATACATATTATTTTTAATCGTGTTACACCAGAAGGTAAGCTCATCGACATTAAATGCGTCGGGGCTAACTGGCAGCAATATGAGATCCTGCGTCAATCTTGTTCTCTTGTCATCGATAACCCTGTTCATAACAAATATTTGCAAAGACGATTTTGTAACTGTTGTCCTTAA
- a CDS encoding sensor histidine kinase, producing MIANQLIDGAYGYSLEEIRPFLLALRDTNDRGMNLLEANKVSGEVKPVALAQFDMLSFLQKTSSLFQPIAQYHSLKMHYETQSSYKHGTQVRGDSISIDRMLCNIVTNAIKYTRRGDIFLRLLNQEDDLVIEIEDTGIGIATDQLSNIFIPLWRSPTVGGTPSPNSNLLHQSGMGLGLYIALCVAHAHGLSMRVDSVVKQGTKFTIIFPYKDDGIYGVDGMMPPKSPRRQDALPI from the coding sequence TTGATTGCAAATCAGTTAATTGATGGTGCTTATGGATACTCTCTAGAAGAAATCAGACCATTTCTCTTGGCCTTACGAGATACTAATGACCGGGGTATGAATTTGCTTGAAGCTAACAAAGTCTCTGGGGAAGTGAAACCAGTCGCGTTAGCCCAATTTGATATGTTGAGTTTTTTACAAAAAACTTCTTCTTTATTCCAGCCAATAGCGCAGTATCATTCGTTGAAAATGCACTATGAAACGCAATCATCATACAAGCATGGAACGCAAGTACGGGGTGACAGTATAAGTATTGACAGAATGCTATGTAATATAGTGACAAATGCTATTAAGTACACTAGACGAGGAGATATCTTTTTAAGACTGCTTAATCAAGAAGATGATTTAGTGATCGAAATTGAAGACACGGGTATAGGAATTGCTACAGACCAACTATCAAATATATTTATTCCACTATGGCGATCACCTACGGTGGGCGGAACGCCATCGCCAAATAGCAATTTATTACATCAATCAGGGATGGGGCTTGGACTGTACATCGCCTTATGCGTGGCTCATGCTCATGGATTGAGTATGAGAGTAGATTCGGTAGTCAAACAAGGAACGAAATTCACCATCATATTTCCTTACAAAGATGACGGGATATATGGGGTTGATGGTATGATGCCCCCTAAATCACCCAGGAGACAAGATGCGTTACCTATATGA
- a CDS encoding DUF6753 family protein gives MTQQDILQGYSFAEQERIVEGAYQLGITPDDPMFRMMATLGRYEETMIDLQARTEAMIDAWAVMIDQKLEKTTQSAEKMHYTVVSSAVRDEMKNIKPSSNTDIKVQGGWRLGTVSLVCGLVAAGSTLLGSLTTWNVVSNLGTNQSVVVSRNDLKILQWAKSQEGQQMYEIILKNQALIKACQTQQSKIKGYCLIEIDE, from the coding sequence ATGACGCAACAAGACATATTACAGGGCTATTCCTTTGCAGAACAAGAACGTATAGTTGAAGGCGCATATCAATTAGGAATTACGCCAGATGATCCAATGTTCAGGATGATGGCGACGTTAGGTAGATATGAAGAAACGATGATAGACCTCCAGGCAAGAACGGAGGCAATGATAGACGCTTGGGCGGTAATGATAGATCAAAAACTGGAAAAAACAACTCAATCAGCCGAAAAAATGCACTATACAGTTGTCTCTAGTGCAGTACGGGATGAGATGAAAAACATTAAGCCTAGCAGCAATACAGATATAAAAGTGCAGGGAGGCTGGAGGTTAGGGACAGTATCTCTTGTGTGTGGATTAGTGGCGGCTGGCAGTACCTTGTTAGGTTCATTGACAACATGGAATGTTGTTTCCAACTTAGGAACAAATCAGTCAGTAGTAGTATCACGTAATGATCTCAAGATTCTCCAATGGGCAAAGTCCCAAGAGGGTCAACAGATGTATGAAATAATCTTGAAAAATCAAGCATTAATTAAAGCTTGCCAAACACAGCAGAGTAAAATCAAAGGCTATTGCTTGATTGAAATAGATGAGTAA
- a CDS encoding response regulator transcription factor — translation MIRLVIIEDEELIRLGITTAINQQPDMQMVGIARTGHQGIKLVEELAPDVVLVDIGLPDISGVEVIKQIKANTSNIKIVVLSSYYAQSIVQSALNVGADSYILKKNNVPLILESIKTTFYDCKSFLDPDISRHNFFFQQKIKGKTYQDHLSNTEMQIISLMAAGFSNKHIAEQLFITQSTVKGHINKIFAKLDVADRVNALIVASKLGYIEQDYLKVS, via the coding sequence ATGATTCGATTAGTAATTATTGAGGATGAGGAATTAATCCGACTAGGAATAACTACTGCTATCAATCAACAACCAGATATGCAAATGGTAGGAATTGCTCGGACTGGTCATCAAGGCATTAAACTCGTTGAGGAATTAGCTCCTGATGTGGTTTTAGTCGATATTGGCTTGCCTGACATCTCTGGGGTTGAAGTCATTAAGCAAATCAAAGCCAATACAAGCAACATTAAGATTGTTGTTCTTTCTTCTTATTATGCTCAAAGTATTGTCCAGTCTGCTTTAAATGTGGGGGCTGATTCTTACATTCTTAAGAAGAATAATGTTCCTCTGATCTTAGAGTCCATTAAAACTACCTTCTACGATTGCAAGTCTTTTTTAGACCCTGATATTAGCCGACATAATTTTTTTTTCCAACAGAAAATTAAGGGGAAGACTTACCAAGATCATCTTAGTAACACTGAGATGCAAATTATTTCTTTGATGGCGGCTGGTTTTTCTAATAAGCATATTGCCGAGCAGTTATTCATTACTCAAAGCACTGTCAAAGGGCATATAAACAAGATTTTTGCTAAGTTAGATGTTGCCGATCGCGTCAATGCTCTGATTGTAGCCAGTAAACTTGGCTACATCGAACAGGATTACCTCAAGGTCAGTTAA
- a CDS encoding DUF3854 domain-containing protein has translation MFDERHLQLTSAYAYSSKYFIRTVIYPLAKYIDKYLQQKAEDSINKKLYWETGKQTYAMSQDGNGGWKWEKYDPTANKFVSPPMDEQGHTASTFAEAVSHDLNKTASSSTVIDNNTTDSITQPIKAQTEEINSLAKSSGLKIQTDNQTFVTYLKTNGKIGFSLIDEQTNKIVADQEFITQLQIDVNKYLSECFQTLAINPETLNEDIYNSLKDCLTSFLSPQTPTIAKKDNQIENSEVNQLKKDITQDIPQSPEHIDPPHWQELVVGSAIAPGIASMNFESLHFNQARGVHEAWDLLMTSDKIPRTNTGRVSGGILKAYSYLDNTDGWWCNAGIDPRHFQNLTPGETANTKEWGCYKPDKPRPKTEKKDGLSLVVPGKFTKYEHPLGTEKSIFLLDVPDKIAQNIYSKAGVNPTDSERTSGFWYCVWKHNIPVTITEGAKKAASLLSQGHAAIGLAGINGGYYKTKKLENPIDNEIKPNVTESDAVIELLEIESDEVEVVDENQADNAQPQGHPTHFLHPELAVFATKGRDFKICFDFDTKPETKRNVDAATLRTGQLLEATGGKVSVISLPGPDKGVDDFIVERGREAFDQLLAQSLPLEQWNDKCHLELRSTIKLKDGTTKTVGDKNQTVAISQDNVALQTPINQSPQENLIAQILSEPVDLPAQQNKSPDESPKIPASELNISPCNFQIETSSPSAESSQLQHQSTQKNTHPSSLAQSKQQQSNNNAAPHSQQQQSPPSNTTNMHSSSTNSTTQNQQIPQQQETDDKRSWFPWKRKPIMETPLPEIPHWAKTQDVTLYKQNFQRRKLHHQENQAIATVAVALVKKYGVKNNESGKELTYVADAFVIQKKGEDYTISRRHDGKELMSFMADRWGGVNRVNLGQDFNTKNYPINILPIERQEFLLVADHLKGGKELPSLDDDPRKLASVLSSVSPSGTHNILENFKQSQLLQIMMGTIRNFEKDDLTLANYRILFRQGTGGKSTLQLFKAEQNGLITREAVRFEFERTPTGMTHQVKKMAINEADLEKLSLLAQKLHINYKALFGDPNTSRDIDLPIHPAIKSQLDKLTPPQPQDHPSPTSASVDSLISTKQESRGRGEAGEEIRAGGDFTNISSPASPASPASPDADQSLSDLLSKLEKTGKLTIGEQRQIYHELLIKSQLQQENNGTTDISLPPINIVLDDLIKQRQLLINDTYSAKVEVVSQQSPQQHTPQQSVATNSPELEF, from the coding sequence ATGTTTGATGAAAGACATTTGCAACTAACTTCTGCTTACGCTTATAGTAGTAAGTATTTTATCCGTACTGTCATTTATCCTTTAGCCAAATATATTGATAAATATCTTCAGCAAAAAGCTGAAGATTCTATCAATAAAAAGTTATATTGGGAGACTGGTAAACAAACTTATGCTATGAGTCAAGATGGCAATGGTGGCTGGAAATGGGAAAAGTATGATCCAACAGCTAACAAGTTTGTATCTCCACCTATGGACGAACAGGGACATACCGCTTCAACATTTGCGGAAGCTGTATCTCACGACCTAAATAAAACTGCTTCATCCTCCACTGTGATAGATAACAATACAACTGATTCTATTACTCAACCGATAAAAGCTCAAACTGAAGAAATCAATTCTCTTGCCAAATCTTCAGGTCTAAAAATTCAAACTGACAATCAAACCTTTGTTACCTATCTCAAAACTAATGGCAAAATTGGCTTTTCACTAATTGATGAGCAAACTAACAAGATAGTTGCCGACCAAGAGTTTATTACCCAACTGCAAATAGATGTTAATAAATATTTATCCGAATGTTTTCAAACATTAGCAATTAATCCAGAAACCTTAAACGAAGATATTTATAATTCTTTAAAAGATTGTTTAACTAGCTTTTTATCACCCCAGACACCAACTATTGCCAAAAAAGACAATCAAATTGAAAATAGCGAGGTGAACCAATTAAAAAAAGACATTACTCAAGATATTCCCCAGTCCCCCGAACATATAGATCCACCGCATTGGCAAGAACTAGTAGTCGGTAGTGCGATCGCTCCTGGCATTGCCTCCATGAATTTTGAATCTTTGCACTTTAATCAGGCAAGAGGAGTACATGAAGCGTGGGATTTATTGATGACCAGCGACAAAATACCACGTACAAATACGGGTAGAGTCTCTGGAGGAATATTAAAAGCATATTCCTATTTAGATAATACAGATGGCTGGTGGTGTAATGCTGGCATAGATCCCAGACATTTTCAAAATTTAACCCCTGGTGAAACTGCCAACACTAAAGAATGGGGGTGTTATAAACCAGATAAGCCAAGACCGAAAACCGAGAAAAAAGATGGGTTAAGTCTAGTGGTTCCGGGTAAATTCACCAAATATGAACATCCACTAGGCACTGAAAAAAGTATTTTTTTGTTAGATGTCCCAGACAAGATTGCCCAAAATATTTACTCAAAGGCTGGAGTAAACCCCACAGATAGCGAGCGCACAAGTGGATTTTGGTATTGCGTATGGAAACATAATATTCCTGTCACAATTACTGAGGGTGCAAAGAAAGCGGCTAGTCTGTTAAGCCAAGGTCATGCTGCCATTGGGTTAGCGGGAATTAACGGCGGCTACTATAAAACTAAGAAACTGGAAAATCCCATTGACAATGAAATTAAACCCAATGTTACTGAATCCGATGCTGTAATTGAATTACTGGAAATTGAGTCCGACGAAGTTGAGGTGGTTGATGAAAATCAAGCAGACAACGCTCAACCTCAAGGTCATCCTACTCACTTTTTGCATCCTGAGTTAGCAGTTTTTGCCACAAAGGGGCGAGACTTCAAAATCTGCTTTGACTTTGACACTAAACCTGAAACCAAAAGAAATGTTGATGCTGCCACCTTACGTACTGGACAATTACTAGAGGCGACTGGTGGCAAGGTGAGTGTCATTTCTCTACCAGGGCCAGATAAAGGTGTAGATGATTTTATTGTCGAGAGAGGGCGTGAAGCTTTTGACCAATTGCTTGCCCAATCCTTACCCTTAGAACAATGGAATGATAAGTGCCATCTAGAATTACGCTCAACTATCAAGCTCAAAGATGGCACAACCAAGACCGTAGGGGATAAAAATCAGACTGTGGCAATCTCACAGGATAATGTCGCCCTCCAAACACCAATTAACCAATCTCCGCAAGAAAATTTAATTGCTCAAATACTTTCGGAGCCTGTTGATCTACCAGCACAACAAAATAAATCTCCTGATGAAAGTCCCAAAATACCTGCATCTGAATTAAATATTTCGCCATGTAATTTTCAAATTGAAACTTCTTCACCGTCTGCCGAATCTAGTCAATTACAACATCAATCTACCCAGAAAAATACTCATCCTTCATCACTAGCTCAATCAAAACAACAGCAATCTAACAACAATGCTGCCCCTCACTCTCAACAACAGCAATCTCCACCATCTAATACTACAAATATGCACTCCTCTTCAACCAATTCCACAACCCAAAACCAACAAATTCCTCAGCAACAAGAAACTGATGATAAGCGAAGTTGGTTTCCTTGGAAGAGAAAACCAATTATGGAAACTCCTCTTCCAGAAATTCCTCATTGGGCTAAAACACAGGACGTTACTCTTTATAAACAAAACTTCCAACGACGAAAACTCCACCATCAAGAGAATCAAGCGATCGCAACTGTAGCTGTGGCGCTCGTCAAGAAATACGGTGTCAAAAACAACGAATCGGGCAAAGAGCTAACTTATGTTGCTGATGCTTTCGTTATTCAAAAAAAAGGGGAAGATTACACTATTTCCCGTCGCCACGATGGTAAGGAGTTGATGAGCTTCATGGCGGATCGTTGGGGTGGAGTGAACAGAGTCAATCTAGGTCAAGACTTTAATACCAAAAATTACCCCATTAATATCCTACCTATTGAAAGACAAGAATTTTTATTAGTTGCTGACCACCTCAAAGGGGGTAAAGAATTACCATCACTTGATGATGACCCACGCAAGCTTGCTTCTGTCTTGAGTTCGGTTTCACCTAGCGGCACACACAATATTTTAGAAAATTTTAAGCAATCCCAACTGTTGCAAATCATGATGGGAACTATCCGCAATTTTGAGAAAGACGACTTAACTTTAGCTAATTACCGCATTCTTTTTCGGCAAGGCACAGGCGGAAAATCTACACTACAGTTATTCAAAGCTGAACAAAATGGTCTGATTACAAGGGAAGCTGTTCGGTTTGAATTTGAGCGTACTCCAACTGGTATGACTCATCAAGTTAAAAAAATGGCCATCAATGAAGCTGACTTGGAAAAGTTAAGTTTGCTAGCACAGAAACTACATATTAATTACAAAGCTTTGTTTGGCGACCCCAATACTAGCCGTGACATTGATTTGCCTATTCACCCTGCCATTAAGAGTCAATTAGATAAATTAACTCCCCCTCAACCTCAAGATCATCCCTCTCCCACCTCTGCATCAGTTGATTCTTTAATATCAACCAAGCAAGAGAGCAGGGGGAGAGGAGAAGCAGGGGAAGAAATAAGAGCAGGGGGGGATTTTACTAACATTTCCTCCCCAGCCTCCCCTGCTTCCCCAGCCTCCCCTGATGCGGATCAGTCTTTGTCGGATTTGCTCTCCAAACTAGAAAAGACTGGTAAACTTACTATTGGCGAACAACGTCAGATTTACCATGAACTACTTATCAAAAGTCAGCTTCAACAAGAAAATAATGGTACAACTGATATTTCCCTTCCTCCCATCAACATAGTTCTTGACGATTTAATTAAACAGCGTCAGCTTCTTATTAACGATACTTATTCTGCCAAAGTTGAAGTTGTTTCCCAACAATCTCCACAACAACACACTCCACAACAATCTGTAGCGACTAATTCACCAGAATTAGAATTTTAA
- a CDS encoding type IV secretory system conjugative DNA transfer family protein: MSQSFKTNSAKNQQFSFEQLQNPDNAIGKYTHHLFTPNGLTVLSLLGAYILMRVFFGDSNKKKIATSYWGGAKETTAAKKKAKKQIANPQCDSAALYIGKHQDKGDGTTFYIPDVQRGTAVIGAPGSGKTFSAINPMIYSAIDQGFPCIVYDFKYPSQARVAAYAKYKGYDVHIFAPGFPESEVCNPLDFLKDSSDAETARQISTVINKNFRLLGNSTEDGFFGPSGDQLTQAILMLAKEFGQFADVMTCAAILSSEHMVKRLMAASLNPWVKIAFGQLFSSAASEKTVAGIVATASIMFTRFMAKNTLGCFIGKTTLPLEIKGKQMIIFGLDRERRDAVGPLMTSILHMTIARNIAKKRKDPLIVALDELPSIYLPDLYRWLNESRSEGFCGIIGFQNMGQLEKNYGKEVAKAILGACSSKFIFNPGENESAQLFSSFLGDEEIKYKQKSRSSGSKNNSTSISDQEKTRRLFESAQFLKLIAGKCVFINPAYANKNEGSVPLLKTIKISVPLKNIDKYNQLKWVRIVSLAARKSTQKFPSQQDLALRMNLVESRFPIPENPQAISPNPALTAKDVHGMVNTVHPDSGL; the protein is encoded by the coding sequence ATGAGCCAGTCTTTTAAAACAAATAGTGCTAAAAATCAGCAATTTAGTTTTGAGCAATTGCAAAATCCTGATAATGCAATTGGCAAGTACACTCACCACTTATTTACCCCCAATGGTTTAACAGTTCTATCCTTGCTCGGCGCTTATATTCTCATGAGGGTATTTTTTGGCGACTCTAACAAGAAGAAGATTGCTACTTCTTATTGGGGTGGGGCCAAGGAAACGACGGCGGCTAAGAAAAAGGCGAAGAAACAAATCGCCAATCCTCAATGTGATAGTGCGGCACTTTACATTGGTAAGCATCAGGATAAAGGCGATGGCACTACTTTCTATATCCCTGATGTGCAACGGGGTACGGCTGTCATCGGCGCTCCAGGTAGTGGTAAAACATTCTCTGCCATCAACCCGATGATTTACTCGGCTATTGATCAGGGGTTTCCATGTATAGTTTATGACTTTAAGTATCCGTCACAAGCGAGAGTTGCTGCTTATGCCAAGTACAAGGGCTATGATGTGCATATCTTTGCACCCGGATTTCCTGAATCTGAAGTTTGCAATCCTTTAGATTTCCTCAAAGACAGTAGTGATGCTGAAACTGCCCGACAAATTTCAACTGTGATCAATAAGAATTTTCGACTTTTGGGCAATTCAACTGAAGATGGGTTCTTTGGCCCTTCAGGGGATCAGCTGACTCAAGCAATACTGATGTTAGCTAAAGAGTTCGGTCAATTTGCAGATGTTATGACTTGCGCCGCGATACTTTCAAGCGAACACATGGTCAAACGCCTCATGGCTGCTTCTCTCAATCCTTGGGTAAAAATTGCCTTTGGACAACTGTTCAGTTCTGCTGCATCTGAAAAGACTGTTGCCGGGATTGTCGCTACTGCCAGTATTATGTTTACCCGATTCATGGCGAAAAACACATTAGGCTGCTTTATCGGCAAGACAACTTTACCTCTAGAAATTAAAGGTAAGCAAATGATTATCTTTGGGTTGGATAGAGAACGTCGGGATGCTGTAGGGCCTCTCATGACTTCAATCTTACACATGACCATCGCCCGTAACATTGCCAAAAAACGAAAAGACCCACTCATCGTTGCACTGGACGAATTACCCTCAATTTATTTACCTGACTTATATCGGTGGCTCAACGAATCCCGTTCTGAGGGCTTCTGTGGTATTATCGGCTTCCAAAATATGGGTCAGCTTGAGAAGAATTATGGTAAAGAAGTTGCCAAGGCTATCCTTGGTGCTTGCAGTTCTAAATTCATTTTTAATCCTGGTGAAAATGAATCAGCGCAATTATTCTCTAGCTTTTTGGGTGATGAAGAAATTAAGTATAAACAGAAAAGCCGTTCTAGTGGTAGTAAAAATAATAGCACCTCTATTAGTGACCAAGAAAAAACTAGAAGGCTTTTTGAATCGGCGCAATTTCTCAAACTTATTGCTGGTAAATGTGTTTTCATTAATCCGGCATACGCTAATAAAAATGAGGGTTCTGTTCCACTGCTAAAGACTATTAAGATATCTGTGCCTCTCAAAAATATTGATAAATATAATCAACTTAAATGGGTGAGAATCGTTAGTTTAGCAGCTAGGAAGAGTACGCAGAAATTTCCTTCTCAGCAAGATTTAGCTTTACGGATGAATCTTGTTGAATCTCGCTTCCCCATTCCCGAAAACCCTCAAGCTATTTCTCCTAATCCTGCTCTGACAGCAAAAGATGTTCATGGCATGGTCAACACAGTTCATCCTGATAGTGGGTTGTAA